Proteins from one Dysgonomonas sp. HDW5A genomic window:
- a CDS encoding WYL domain-containing protein codes for MKDQIFEAIENQNLLEFNYEGYSRTVEPHCYGLTTKGNEAIRAYQVDGYSSSGKMGWKLYDLSKADNLEILDDIFETRDDYKRGDKGMSKIFIEI; via the coding sequence ATGAAAGACCAAATTTTCGAAGCGATTGAAAATCAAAACTTATTAGAATTTAACTATGAAGGATACTCTAGGACAGTTGAACCTCATTGTTATGGACTTACAACTAAAGGAAATGAAGCAATAAGAGCATATCAGGTTGATGGGTATAGTTCTTCTGGTAAAATGGGGTGGAAATTATATGATTTATCAAAAGCTGATAATTTAGAGATTTTAGATGATATTTTTGAAACAAGAGATGATTATAAGCGAGGGGATAAAGGAATGTCTAAAATTTTTATAGAAATCTAA
- a CDS encoding antirestriction protein ArdA, with product MDANDLIEAKVYVGTYKKYNEGSLFGKWLELSNYTDKEEFYQDCLELHEDEQDPELMFQDYEGIPQGLINESWISEAIFELIHKANDINDFDAFLSFLDLTGYNLEDEEISYLVQKFRDSFYGKFINEEAFASLLVEDGYLGDIPDNIKHYINYGSIANDLFTTDYHYDNETNAVFSRNY from the coding sequence ATGGATGCAAACGATCTGATAGAAGCTAAAGTTTACGTTGGAACATATAAGAAATACAATGAAGGCTCACTATTTGGTAAATGGCTAGAATTATCAAATTACACAGACAAAGAAGAATTCTATCAAGATTGCCTAGAACTACATGAGGATGAACAAGATCCCGAACTGATGTTTCAAGACTATGAAGGAATACCACAAGGATTGATTAATGAGAGTTGGATAAGCGAAGCCATTTTTGAACTGATCCATAAAGCCAATGATATAAACGATTTCGATGCTTTCCTTTCATTTCTTGATCTTACAGGATACAATTTAGAAGATGAAGAAATAAGCTACTTAGTTCAAAAATTCAGAGATAGTTTCTATGGGAAATTCATTAATGAAGAAGCATTTGCCAGTTTGTTAGTCGAAGATGGGTATTTAGGAGATATACCAGACAATATAAAACACTATATAAACTACGGAAGTATAGCTAATGATCTATTCACTACAGACTATCATTACGACAATGAAACAAACGCAGTTTTTAGTCGGAATTATTGA
- a CDS encoding bifunctional UDP-sugar hydrolase/5'-nucleotidase, whose amino-acid sequence MKLRNILLFSLLFIGLMVNAQKKIVILGTNDTHSRIEPIPENDKSYGGMGGVVAREAFIEGIRNQNKNVLLFDAGDFVQGTPYFNLFHGRVEAQAMNLMKYDAGTLGNHEFDYGLDTLKMIVKKLNFPILNCNYDFSKTVLKDDIKPYVILKRFGLKIGVLGVGVDPEGLVQKNKYEGMEFKPAISSVNFYAKILKDSKKCDLVVCLSHLGYNDDIKLAEQSKNVDIIIGGHSHTYMEKPDMRTNLDGKEVLIFQTGKSGAYVNKIEVELDKIKK is encoded by the coding sequence ATGAAATTAAGAAATATATTACTATTCTCACTATTGTTTATAGGGTTGATGGTAAACGCCCAAAAGAAGATTGTGATTTTAGGCACAAATGATACTCATAGTCGTATAGAGCCGATTCCCGAGAATGATAAAAGTTACGGAGGAATGGGAGGTGTTGTTGCTCGTGAAGCTTTTATTGAAGGGATAAGAAATCAAAATAAGAATGTACTGTTGTTTGATGCAGGAGACTTTGTGCAAGGCACACCTTATTTTAATCTTTTTCATGGACGAGTTGAGGCTCAGGCTATGAATCTGATGAAGTATGATGCCGGAACATTGGGTAATCATGAGTTTGATTACGGTCTGGATACGCTGAAAATGATTGTAAAGAAGCTAAACTTCCCTATACTGAATTGTAATTACGATTTTTCGAAGACGGTGCTCAAAGATGATATAAAGCCTTATGTTATTTTGAAGCGATTCGGTCTGAAAATAGGAGTCCTGGGAGTCGGTGTAGATCCCGAGGGATTGGTTCAAAAAAATAAATATGAAGGAATGGAGTTTAAGCCAGCTATAAGCAGTGTAAACTTTTATGCTAAAATTCTCAAGGATTCTAAAAAATGCGACTTGGTAGTTTGCTTGTCACACTTGGGATACAATGACGATATAAAGTTGGCGGAGCAGTCTAAAAATGTAGATATTATTATTGGAGGACATTCGCATACTTATATGGAAAAACCTGATATGCGTACGAATCTGGATGGAAAAGAGGTTTTGATTTTCCAAACAGGAAAGAGTGGGGCGTATGTAAATAAAATTGAGGTAGAATTAGATAAAATCAAAAAATAA
- a CDS encoding glycoside hydrolase family 3 N-terminal domain-containing protein, with product MRKGIIFSFVACLFLSVFSSFSKERIEPSMMKNADKLKMRQWVDSVYNQMSLDERIGQLIIIHVNGDNGAANRQKLVSLIRDQHVGGVLFSKGTPENQARLTNLAQENARVPLMMTFDGEWGLSMRLANTTRFPKNMMLGAVKNDSLIYYYGREVARQCRLAGIQVNFAPDIDVNSNPSNPVIGIRSFGEDPKRVAKLGVAYASGLEAGKVMAVAKHFPGHGDTSTDSHKVLPLIDHSRERLDDVELVPFKKYIDAGLASVMTGHLNIPALDNSGVPSSLSKPIVTDLLQNELGFGGLIFTDGLAMKGVSVEKDMSVRAILAGNDLLLGPLNAKKEYEALKAAVADGMLSDSLINVRCRKILEYKYILGLNKLKPVDVDNLSSRLNIPYAEWLCRKLNEEAITLLKNEDKIVPLKSLDKKKIAAVSLGAPHNSPFQMTLRLYGDVTCFNAMSIAELKKLQPELSQYNTILVSVHSNRVFSSDDIQSVVEGKNSVITFFTSPYSMSRFNNVIKNTDAVVLAYENTPFAQEYAAQAIFGGTNISGKLPVTVRGLYAVGDGIETEKTRLGYNLPEEVGIKSSDLDQIEAIVKEGIAQQAFPGCQVLIAKDGVVIYNQSFGSFEYNQAQAVTNEDLYDLASMSKASGTIPAIMKLYDEKKITLQSPLSKYVPQLRDTDKENLTIRQALFHETGLPSIIQYYMPAIDTDSYEGRLISYKPLDSYPALIDNGAWARTDFKYKSNLISDVPKPGFSKRISENLYISDSYQDTILYRIAESKLRPNKSYLYSCLNFMLLKEVVEQVSDSDLNTFLQNNFYRKLGAVTSTYNPLTKFDKNMIAPTEQDDFLRKQLLQGYVHDEGAAFLGGISGNAGLFSNANDLAKLYQMWLNLGSYGGEKYLSKETTRLFTTTKSPNSRRGLGFDKPDPRNNRSSPTAPQAPISVYGHTGFTGTCFWIDPDNNMIYIFLSNRVNPSRTHKKLMTLNIRPRIQSVIYNAMKK from the coding sequence ATGAGGAAAGGGATCATTTTTAGTTTTGTAGCATGTCTGTTTCTTTCGGTTTTTTCTTCTTTTTCGAAAGAACGGATAGAGCCTTCGATGATGAAAAATGCAGACAAACTGAAAATGCGACAATGGGTTGACTCTGTATATAACCAGATGTCATTGGATGAACGCATCGGGCAGTTAATTATTATTCATGTAAATGGTGATAATGGTGCGGCTAATCGTCAGAAATTGGTCAGTTTAATTAGAGATCAGCATGTCGGAGGTGTTTTGTTTTCAAAAGGAACCCCCGAAAATCAGGCTAGGCTTACTAATTTAGCTCAAGAGAACGCCCGTGTACCTTTGATGATGACTTTTGATGGAGAATGGGGGTTGTCGATGCGTTTGGCTAATACCACCCGTTTCCCTAAAAATATGATGCTTGGTGCAGTCAAAAATGATTCCCTTATTTATTATTATGGAAGAGAAGTTGCCCGTCAGTGCCGATTGGCAGGTATACAAGTTAATTTTGCACCTGACATAGATGTAAACAGTAATCCGTCTAATCCGGTAATTGGTATTCGTTCTTTTGGCGAAGACCCCAAGCGTGTAGCTAAACTGGGAGTGGCTTATGCCAGTGGACTTGAAGCAGGAAAAGTAATGGCAGTAGCTAAGCATTTCCCTGGTCATGGTGATACTTCTACTGATTCGCATAAAGTACTTCCTCTGATAGATCATAGCAGAGAGCGATTGGATGATGTAGAGTTGGTACCTTTCAAAAAGTATATTGATGCCGGTTTAGCTAGTGTTATGACCGGGCACTTAAATATCCCTGCTTTAGATAATAGTGGAGTTCCAAGCTCATTGTCAAAGCCGATTGTGACAGATTTGTTGCAGAACGAATTAGGCTTTGGTGGTCTTATTTTTACTGATGGGCTTGCGATGAAAGGCGTATCTGTAGAAAAAGATATGAGTGTAAGAGCTATTCTGGCAGGTAACGATTTGCTTTTGGGACCTCTAAATGCAAAAAAAGAATATGAAGCTTTGAAGGCTGCTGTGGCGGATGGTATGCTGAGCGATTCACTGATAAATGTAAGATGTCGAAAGATACTCGAATATAAATATATATTGGGATTAAATAAATTGAAGCCGGTTGATGTTGATAATCTTTCATCTCGATTAAATATACCTTATGCCGAATGGCTGTGTCGTAAATTGAATGAAGAAGCAATCACCTTGTTGAAAAATGAAGACAAAATTGTTCCTTTAAAATCTTTGGATAAAAAGAAGATTGCAGCAGTCTCTTTAGGTGCACCGCATAACAGCCCCTTTCAGATGACTTTGAGGTTATATGGTGATGTTACCTGCTTTAATGCTATGAGCATTGCCGAATTAAAGAAGTTACAACCTGAGTTGAGCCAATATAATACAATATTAGTTTCGGTTCATTCCAATAGAGTTTTTTCAAGTGATGATATTCAAAGTGTTGTAGAAGGAAAAAATAGTGTGATCACTTTTTTTACATCACCCTATAGCATGTCTCGATTCAATAACGTTATAAAAAATACAGATGCTGTTGTTTTAGCTTATGAAAATACCCCATTTGCACAGGAATATGCTGCTCAGGCAATCTTTGGCGGAACTAACATATCCGGAAAATTACCTGTTACGGTAAGGGGGCTTTATGCCGTTGGTGACGGAATAGAAACTGAGAAAACAAGACTGGGCTATAATCTGCCGGAAGAGGTTGGTATAAAATCATCGGATTTAGATCAAATAGAAGCAATAGTAAAGGAGGGTATTGCACAGCAAGCGTTTCCGGGTTGTCAGGTTTTGATAGCTAAAGATGGAGTCGTTATTTACAATCAATCATTCGGATCGTTTGAGTATAATCAAGCTCAAGCGGTGACTAATGAAGATTTATATGATCTGGCCTCTATGTCTAAAGCATCGGGAACTATTCCTGCAATAATGAAATTGTATGATGAGAAAAAAATAACCCTTCAATCTCCATTGAGTAAGTATGTTCCGCAATTGAGGGATACAGATAAAGAGAATCTGACGATTCGTCAAGCATTGTTCCATGAAACAGGCTTGCCTTCCATTATTCAATACTATATGCCTGCTATAGATACTGACAGTTATGAGGGGAGATTGATTAGTTATAAGCCTTTAGACTCATATCCTGCTCTTATTGATAATGGTGCATGGGCAAGAACGGACTTTAAGTATAAGTCAAATTTGATTTCGGATGTACCTAAACCCGGTTTTTCAAAGAGAATTTCTGAAAATCTATATATAAGCGATAGTTATCAGGATACAATTCTTTATCGTATTGCCGAAAGTAAATTGCGACCTAATAAATCGTACCTCTATAGCTGCTTAAACTTTATGCTTCTCAAAGAAGTGGTAGAGCAGGTGAGTGATAGCGACCTGAATACATTTTTGCAAAATAATTTTTATCGTAAGCTCGGTGCAGTAACAAGTACGTATAATCCGTTGACGAAGTTTGATAAGAATATGATCGCTCCTACTGAGCAAGATGATTTTTTGAGAAAACAACTGTTGCAAGGTTATGTACATGATGAGGGTGCGGCTTTCTTGGGTGGAATATCAGGTAATGCCGGATTATTTTCAAATGCTAATGATTTAGCTAAGCTTTATCAAATGTGGCTCAATTTGGGAAGTTATGGAGGCGAGAAATATTTAAGTAAGGAAACTACCCGTTTGTTTACGACAACTAAAAGCCCAAACAGTAGGAGAGGTCTAGGCTTCGATAAGCCCGATCCTAGAAATAACCGTTCGAGTCCAACGGCTCCACAAGCTCCGATAAGTGTGTATGGACATACGGGTTTTACAGGGACATGTTTTTGGATAGATCCGGACAATAATATGATCTATATCTTCTTGTCTAACAGGGTGAATCCCTCTCGTACACACAAAAAACTGATGACTTTGAATATTCGCCCGCGTATACAATCGGTAATATATAATGCAATGAAAAAGTAA
- a CDS encoding 5'-nucleotidase C-terminal domain-containing protein has protein sequence MKKMIGGAMLLTLCFSCSHQQYVATGLQAQRYPIVAADYSQTNNEMQSLVDHYKMKLDNEMNQVIGVSTQDMTYGRPESLLTNLTSDVMEAYGNKYTDDACDLACMNVHGHRANLSKGNITIGNIFEIYSFENTLVLIKLKGSDLLDAFESYAKMGGSGISSTVKLLIKDGKLESATVKGLPVDKDKVYTIITLDYLADGNDGLDAFKNSIEVIEPGLTLRDAMMQYVKDQTANGKEISSVLDGRIIIEK, from the coding sequence ATGAAGAAGATGATTGGGGGTGCAATGTTGCTTACATTGTGTTTTTCCTGCTCCCACCAGCAGTATGTTGCTACCGGTTTGCAAGCTCAACGATATCCAATTGTGGCGGCAGACTATTCTCAGACCAATAATGAGATGCAATCTCTTGTAGATCACTATAAGATGAAGCTTGATAATGAAATGAATCAGGTTATAGGTGTTTCGACTCAGGATATGACTTATGGACGTCCCGAAAGTTTGTTGACAAATCTTACCTCGGATGTGATGGAAGCATATGGTAATAAGTATACCGATGATGCCTGTGATTTAGCTTGCATGAATGTACATGGACATCGGGCGAATTTGTCGAAGGGTAATATTACGATTGGTAATATTTTTGAAATATATTCATTTGAGAATACCTTAGTTTTAATCAAGCTAAAAGGAAGTGATCTGTTAGATGCTTTTGAGTCTTATGCAAAAATGGGAGGATCGGGCATATCTTCTACAGTTAAATTGCTGATAAAAGATGGAAAGTTAGAAAGTGCAACCGTGAAAGGCTTGCCCGTGGATAAAGATAAAGTATATACAATTATTACGCTTGATTATCTGGCTGACGGTAATGACGGATTGGATGCTTTTAAAAACTCGATTGAAGTTATAGAACCCGGATTGACGCTTCGTGATGCTATGATGCAATATGTGAAAGATCAAACGGCAAACGGTAAAGAAATATCATCTGTATTAGACGGGCGAATAATTATTGAAAAATGA
- a CDS encoding site-specific integrase has protein sequence MVLEDKVKPRVKPKFMVNVLCYKSKTLANGEHPLVIRVCKDGKKKYQSLGISIKAEYWDFSKNQPKRNCPNKEAIQQIIIQKTKEYQEQILEYKVENRDFTARALVDKVSNPVTAKTVKDVFDLQIKRLIDTKRLRYAEMHELVMRSLIKFNSHLDIYFSDIDITWLKGYENWLRANNLKENTIGLRFRTLRTLFNIAIEEKIVKSEYYPFDTFKVSKLSQKTAKRSISKDKVLDVLSYKGKTLYECLAIDLFTFSYFSAGINFVDMAQLTKDNLLDNRIVYVRKKTKKLINVPLQPLAIKLIDKYSDANSPYLFPILSKLHKTEQQKANRIHKVISKVNKNLKDIGKELNLPIDLTTYVARHTYATVLKRSGVNTSIISESLGHSSEKVTQIYLDSFENSQIDEAMKNLL, from the coding sequence ATGGTTTTAGAGGACAAAGTTAAACCAAGAGTTAAACCGAAATTTATGGTTAATGTCTTGTGTTACAAATCAAAAACGTTAGCAAATGGCGAACATCCTTTAGTAATTCGTGTTTGCAAAGATGGAAAGAAGAAATATCAGAGTTTAGGCATTTCAATTAAGGCGGAATATTGGGATTTCAGTAAGAATCAACCCAAGCGGAACTGTCCTAATAAAGAAGCAATTCAGCAAATTATTATCCAGAAAACCAAAGAGTACCAAGAGCAAATCTTAGAGTATAAAGTTGAGAATAGAGATTTTACCGCAAGAGCGTTAGTCGATAAAGTAAGTAATCCTGTTACAGCAAAAACGGTTAAGGATGTATTTGATTTACAGATAAAACGGTTAATCGATACGAAAAGATTACGTTATGCAGAGATGCATGAACTTGTAATGAGGTCTTTAATTAAATTCAATAGTCATTTAGATATTTATTTTTCTGATATTGATATTACTTGGTTAAAAGGATATGAAAATTGGCTACGTGCAAACAATCTGAAAGAAAATACAATAGGCTTACGATTCAGAACATTACGCACACTTTTTAATATAGCCATTGAAGAAAAAATTGTTAAATCAGAATATTACCCTTTCGATACATTCAAAGTATCTAAGTTAAGCCAAAAGACAGCAAAACGTTCTATCTCAAAAGATAAAGTGTTAGATGTGTTAAGTTATAAAGGCAAAACACTTTATGAATGTTTGGCTATTGATCTATTTACATTCTCCTATTTCTCAGCAGGAATAAATTTTGTCGATATGGCACAATTAACAAAGGATAATTTACTTGATAATAGGATTGTTTATGTCCGTAAAAAGACAAAGAAACTGATAAATGTACCATTGCAACCACTAGCTATTAAATTGATTGATAAATATTCAGATGCTAATAGTCCTTATTTATTCCCTATTTTAAGCAAGTTGCATAAAACAGAACAACAAAAAGCAAATAGGATTCATAAGGTTATCAGTAAGGTAAATAAGAATCTAAAAGACATAGGAAAAGAACTTAATCTACCGATTGACTTAACAACCTATGTCGCACGCCATACTTATGCAACCGTTTTGAAGCGTTCAGGTGTTAATACTTCTATCATATCTGAATCATTAGGTCATAGTTCAGAGAAAGTGACTCAAATCTATTTAGATAGCTTTGAAAATAGTCAGATTGATGAAGCAATGAAGAATTTGTTGTGA
- a CDS encoding ATP-dependent RecD-like DNA helicase, with protein MADALTVDDIVLDESNKLFFNAAKLVLETEKQIIYLTGKAGTGKTTFLKFIRQSFKGNCVVLASTGIAAINAGGQTIHSFFKLNYAPCPPDDTRLSPPEIYDVLKYKKDHIELINNLSLIILDEVSMVRGDVLDSIDRVLKVYRKNKAPFGGVKILLIGDTFQLPPVVDDSTWNVLKLFYPTPYFFSSIVYSNCNPIYLELEKPYRQSELEFINILNKIRVNKISDEELSLLNQRVSPIAVSDIQEGKEEPILLAPTNYLVNNYNTSRFEVLTSDIYPFEGVVQGDFPEKMMMAEKMLKLRVGAQVMILRNKRREGSLEYEYHNGAIGIIEKINLELKTITVKLSQKTVEIETVIWENLEYTWSKEEKRCRIKVKGTYVQIPLKLAWAITIHKSQGLTFDNVNADLANCFDYGQVYVALSRCRKLSGLKLKSPIQRNAIKTDHRILSFVETKTPHTLIVEELQKGKADGLYKKTRQALDNNFVEEMFDSLNEAIKIRDDRGTPEFKRYIKTKLQQFHDNKNKVIRQSEMIGYLETDILCLEEAESILTSEVDDLNEEYQKLIDVVVSQKQESAKIIKNLSTSEQQLKRENNELKEKVRDSTLRINEQNEKYENLKKEFTIKDILLESVRDKLFKMEGSLNKEILELKKQLSDASIEICILQNVTWWQKLFTKRHL; from the coding sequence ATGGCAGATGCTTTAACTGTTGATGATATTGTCCTTGATGAAAGCAATAAACTGTTTTTTAATGCAGCAAAATTAGTTTTAGAAACAGAGAAGCAAATTATCTATCTTACAGGAAAAGCGGGAACTGGTAAAACCACTTTTCTTAAATTTATAAGACAAAGTTTTAAAGGGAATTGTGTGGTTCTTGCATCCACTGGAATAGCAGCGATTAATGCAGGGGGGCAGACAATTCATTCATTCTTTAAATTGAATTATGCTCCTTGTCCTCCCGATGATACAAGATTATCTCCACCTGAAATTTATGACGTTTTAAAATATAAAAAAGATCATATTGAACTAATTAATAATTTATCATTAATTATATTAGATGAGGTTTCTATGGTTAGAGGTGATGTGTTGGATTCTATAGATCGAGTTCTAAAAGTATATAGGAAGAATAAAGCACCATTTGGAGGAGTTAAAATCTTACTGATTGGAGATACTTTCCAGTTGCCTCCAGTAGTAGATGACTCTACATGGAATGTTTTAAAACTTTTTTATCCTACGCCTTATTTTTTTAGCTCTATTGTATATTCTAATTGTAATCCTATATACCTAGAACTAGAAAAGCCATATAGACAAAGCGAATTGGAATTTATTAATATTCTAAATAAAATCAGAGTTAATAAAATATCAGATGAAGAATTGAGCCTTTTAAATCAAAGAGTATCCCCAATTGCTGTATCGGATATTCAAGAAGGCAAAGAAGAACCCATTTTATTAGCTCCAACAAATTATCTAGTTAATAATTATAATACTTCGAGATTTGAAGTCCTAACATCGGATATATATCCTTTTGAAGGAGTAGTTCAGGGAGATTTTCCTGAAAAAATGATGATGGCAGAAAAGATGCTGAAGCTAAGAGTTGGCGCACAAGTTATGATCCTGAGAAATAAAAGGAGAGAGGGTTCTCTAGAATATGAATATCACAATGGAGCAATAGGGATTATTGAGAAAATAAATTTAGAACTAAAAACTATTACAGTTAAATTGTCACAGAAAACAGTAGAAATAGAAACTGTTATATGGGAAAATTTGGAATATACATGGAGTAAAGAAGAGAAAAGATGTAGAATAAAAGTAAAAGGAACATATGTACAAATTCCTCTAAAGTTGGCATGGGCAATTACGATACACAAGAGCCAAGGTTTAACTTTTGATAATGTCAATGCTGATCTTGCAAATTGCTTCGATTATGGTCAGGTATATGTTGCATTAAGTCGATGTAGGAAATTGAGTGGTCTAAAGCTGAAGTCTCCCATTCAAAGAAATGCAATCAAAACAGATCATAGGATATTAAGTTTTGTTGAAACAAAAACCCCTCATACATTAATTGTAGAAGAACTCCAAAAAGGAAAGGCTGATGGTTTGTATAAAAAGACTAGACAAGCTTTAGATAATAATTTCGTTGAAGAAATGTTTGATTCCTTAAATGAAGCAATTAAAATTAGAGATGATAGAGGCACCCCCGAATTTAAAAGATATATAAAAACGAAACTACAACAATTTCATGATAACAAAAATAAAGTAATAAGACAAAGTGAAATGATCGGCTATCTAGAGACTGATATTCTTTGTCTTGAAGAAGCAGAGTCTATCTTAACAAGTGAAGTAGACGATTTAAACGAAGAATACCAAAAGCTAATAGATGTAGTCGTATCTCAAAAACAAGAGTCAGCTAAAATAATTAAGAACTTATCAACTTCTGAGCAACAACTTAAGCGAGAGAATAATGAATTAAAAGAGAAAGTTCGGGATTCGACATTAAGAATCAACGAGCAAAATGAAAAATATGAAAATTTAAAGAAAGAATTTACAATAAAGGATATTTTATTAGAATCAGTTAGGGATAAACTTTTCAAAATGGAAGGATCTTTAAATAAGGAGATATTAGAACTAAAAAAACAATTAAGTGATGCTTCTATAGAAATATGTATTCTTCAAAATGTTACTTGGTGGCAAAAACTTTTCACAAAGAGACATCTCTAA
- a CDS encoding AAA family ATPase, whose amino-acid sequence MKLHSLKISGYKRLKEIEILFGDATFLIGQNNCGKSSVIRAIETLLSAKKQLTTFEYHSILDEDTNETKVDTNIVVLEAEFRNLPEEARIWRGFKGRIFSYEIPDGSQETGLSVIYRKTYELGKDVIVEFKSKVRILKEEYSDCKKPQEYIDKGLSEEIMTQFFPDLDKSIGVSKAALEKLEQIDEIWDISDEETWFQNPGGIPGNVLKMLPRFLLIPVDVGMHEIQGTGSGVLSKTLSELFETVRETSDNFEKAQTHLKNLEKELDPNDEDSEFGKMMKDLNNILSSVFPDSKLHAITNLSDPTSLKPSFNVEMSSNIRTSVDNQGTGMVRAAVFGMLRFRQMWLSQKEDEHTRSLIICFEEPETYLHPSAANQMRDAIYELSSQSSQIIASTHSPYIIDISKKPKQVLNRLYSCGNYVECNTFSVSEKFKELQADEKHYVKMILKIDNYISRIFFTKYVVIIEGDTEDILIKETLKRLDKTKYLKLLSDFEIIKARGKAAIISLVKYLTSMGINPIVVHDQDSNEPNAERFNQPIFEALGENGKIIMMVNNVEQELGYTATYEKPYQAYKKSEEWGDTWADLPENWRNKMVEVFGDYI is encoded by the coding sequence ATGAAGCTACACTCTTTGAAAATTTCTGGATATAAAAGATTGAAAGAAATCGAAATTTTATTTGGAGATGCAACCTTTCTAATTGGTCAAAACAATTGTGGAAAAAGTTCTGTAATTAGAGCCATAGAAACATTACTTTCCGCAAAGAAACAACTTACGACATTCGAGTATCATTCGATATTAGATGAAGATACAAATGAAACTAAGGTTGACACTAATATTGTAGTACTAGAAGCTGAATTTAGAAATCTCCCCGAAGAAGCACGAATTTGGAGAGGCTTTAAAGGGCGAATTTTCAGCTATGAAATTCCAGATGGTAGCCAAGAAACTGGGTTATCTGTAATTTATAGAAAAACCTACGAATTAGGCAAAGACGTAATAGTAGAATTTAAATCTAAAGTAAGAATTCTAAAAGAAGAATATTCAGACTGTAAAAAGCCTCAAGAATATATAGATAAAGGTTTGTCAGAAGAAATAATGACTCAATTTTTTCCAGATCTAGATAAGAGTATAGGGGTCAGTAAGGCGGCATTAGAAAAGCTTGAACAAATAGATGAGATTTGGGATATTTCTGATGAAGAAACTTGGTTTCAGAATCCAGGAGGCATTCCTGGTAATGTACTAAAAATGTTACCTCGATTTCTATTAATTCCTGTAGACGTAGGCATGCATGAAATACAAGGAACAGGTAGTGGTGTCTTAAGTAAAACACTTAGTGAACTTTTTGAAACAGTGCGGGAAACTTCTGATAATTTCGAGAAAGCACAAACTCATTTAAAAAATCTAGAAAAAGAACTTGACCCTAATGATGAAGATTCTGAGTTTGGCAAAATGATGAAAGATTTAAACAATATCTTATCATCTGTCTTTCCAGATTCAAAGCTCCATGCAATTACAAACTTAAGTGATCCTACAAGTTTAAAACCTTCCTTTAATGTTGAAATGTCTAGTAACATAAGAACCTCTGTCGATAATCAAGGAACAGGGATGGTTAGAGCCGCCGTTTTCGGTATGCTTAGATTTAGACAAATGTGGTTATCTCAAAAAGAAGATGAACATACTAGGTCTTTAATTATATGTTTTGAAGAGCCAGAAACTTATTTACATCCTAGTGCTGCAAATCAAATGCGAGATGCTATTTATGAATTAAGTTCTCAAAGTTCTCAAATCATTGCGTCCACACATTCTCCTTATATTATTGACATCTCGAAAAAACCTAAACAAGTATTAAATAGACTTTATAGCTGTGGGAATTATGTTGAGTGTAATACTTTTAGTGTTAGCGAGAAATTTAAAGAGCTACAAGCTGACGAAAAGCATTATGTAAAGATGATTCTAAAAATAGACAATTATATTTCAAGAATATTCTTTACTAAATATGTGGTTATAATTGAAGGTGACACTGAAGATATCTTAATTAAGGAAACTCTAAAAAGGCTTGATAAGACTAAATATTTAAAGCTTTTGTCTGATTTTGAAATAATCAAAGCAAGAGGCAAAGCTGCTATTATTAGTTTAGTAAAGTACTTAACATCAATGGGAATAAATCCAATAGTAGTTCATGATCAAGATTCAAATGAACCCAATGCCGAAAGATTCAATCAACCTATTTTCGAAGCTTTAGGCGAAAATGGTAAAATAATTATGATGGTAAATAATGTGGAACAAGAACTTGGTTACACAGCCACATATGAAAAACCATATCAAGCCTATAAAAAATCAGAAGAATGGGGTGATACTTGGGCGGATTTACCTGAAAATTGGAGAAATAAAATGGTTGAAGTTTTTGGAGATTATATTTAA